In Microplitis mediator isolate UGA2020A chromosome 2, iyMicMedi2.1, whole genome shotgun sequence, a single window of DNA contains:
- the LOC130663818 gene encoding muscle calcium channel subunit alpha-1 isoform X4: protein MSTGDGVASSGPGVDSGARATSLGYPTTQPSGTPSVTAAQDTMGSAKAVAPAGGTPAGAGGPGGASTTPAPPKRPPRRGGKPPPDRPVRALLCLSLKNPVRKLCITIIEWKPFEWLILLTIFANCVALAVYTPYPCGDSNITNIYLEKIEYVFLVIFTAECIMKIIAYGFVAHQGAYLRNGWNMLDFTIVVIGMISTVLQSLMKEGFDVKALRAFRVLRPLRLVSGVPSLQVVLNSILRAMVPLLHIALLVLFVIIIYAIIGLELFSGKMHKTCRSNITDEMMEDPHPCGENGFQCSSIGEEYFCSRQYWEGPNHGITNFDNFGLAMLTVFQCITLEGWTDVLYDIEDAMGSTWQWLYFVSMVILGAFFVMNLILGVLSGEFSKEREKAKSRGDFQKLREKQQIEDDLRGYLDWITQAEDIEPEADEMPPSQDGKQKQQNEMESTDRLEGDEEGAVQQESVWKRKRRDFDRVNRRMRRACRKAVKSQVFYWLIIVLVFLNTGVLATEHYNQPDWLDQFQEYTNMFFIGLFSMEMMLKMYSLGFQGYFVSLFNRFDCFVVVGSISEMVLTRTEVMPPLGVSVLRCVRLLRVFKVTKYWRSLSNLVASLLNSIQSIASLLLLLFLFIVIFALLGMQVFGGKFNYDDLQDKPRSNFDTFWQSLLTVFQILTGEDWNAVMYVGIRAYGGVASHGILACVYFIILFICGNYILLNVFLAIAVDNLADAESLTAIEKEAEQEAEKNKSRSGSLAHDELICEDDGGDLTGGEEEEGAGTDLEQDPNETMDDYEAALDTEGSKDGDDSDRRGKVRINIESDDENFEHGEEEEEDDHTEMDDGGMGGDEVSARPRRMSEYKTNTEKPPIPEGSSFFLFSQKSRFRIFCHWVCNHSWFGNLILMCILISSGMLAAEDPLNATSDLNTILNYFDYFFTSVFTIEICLKMITYGFVLHDGAFCRSAFNLLDLLVVCVSLISMVWRNGAISFIKILRVLRVLRPLRAINRAKGLKYVVKCVIVAIKTIGNIMLVTYLLQFMFAVIGVQLFKGKFFMCNDESKITEAECQGTYLVFDDGNINQPVMKERTWKRNRFHFDDVAKAMLTLFTVSTFEGWPSLLYVSIDSNRENYGPIHNYRPIVAAYYIIYIIIIAFFMVNIFVGFVIVTFQNEGEQEYKNCELDKNQRNCIEFALKAKPVRRYIPKHRIQYKVWWFVTSQPFEYTIFTLIIINTITLAMKFYNQPDPYTHALDVLNMIFTAVFALEFVFKLAAFRFKNYFGDAWNVFDFIIVLGSFIDIVYSEVNPGSNIISINFFRLFRVMRLVKLLSRGEGIRTLLWTFIKSFQALPYVALLIVMLFFIYAVIGMQVFGKIALDNDTTIYRNNNFQTFPQAVLILFRSATGESWQNIMLDCSNRPGEVKCDPKSDERNSNGCGNDIAFPYFISFYVLCSFLIINLFVAVIMDNFDYLTRDWSILGPHHLDEFIRLWSEYDPDAKGRIKHLDVVTLLRKISPPLGFGKLCPHRVACKRLVSMNMPLNSDGTVLFNATLFAVVRTSLRIKTEGNIDEANASLRAVIKKIWKRTNPKLLDQVVPPPGVDDEVTVGKFYATFLIQDYFRRFKKRKEQEMKEGDKDCHNTATLQAGLRTLHEAGPELKRAISGNLEELLDDNPEPTHRRNHSLFGSVWSSMRRGHHSFRAKSLKTNSNNAPKISPSNSIDFLPYASLQRAGGADGNQITARSHQVVPNVAGVIGDSANTQTAPEPRIVGFEENIPMRPLAMFSNTGMQPANFQNPYKVLDLEDGIEQQLTPPTPPPRRNLPSSGAAITFAASTETKGDSSASTTSQTISPSPSPSPSFGSSSNDGARYYAYASRGCCVDIIGWSHQHVLDDTSLEEDSAGGSRRSMRKKSMKRSKCVDVPEEGDPGLTRTSSSTKRKDTPGNNDIAESNENNQLSVDRKKSIANGLKLATQAMALTGPWRVCESCLTHRASFHGRVTWNNESNGGVGSERLSHSLPGSPADRKPNFEVIGSAESLVGRVLAEQGLGKYCDPDFVRYTSREMQEALDMTSEEMDRAAHQLLLQERRGQPLTFQLQQSMDQHWNPRSPGPREIVYEQLREQMPSLEGPQPQPQIQTLQLQQQQQQQQQQQQYNRGQPPS from the exons ATGAGCACAGGCGATGGCGTCGCATCCTCGGGTCCCGGCGTTGACAGCGGGGCCCGTGCCACCTCGCTCGGCTACCCGACGACACAACCGAGTGGTACGCCGAGTGTCACCGCGGCACAAGACACAATGGGCTCGGCAAAGGCGGTAGCACCAGCTGGAGGTACCCCTGCAGGAGCTGGGGGACCTGGTGGTGCCTCCACGACTCCAGCTCCACCTAAAAGACCTCCCCGACGAGGTGGAAAACCGCCACCAGATCGACCTGTACGAGCGCTGCTGTGTTTGTCTCTAAAAAACCCTGTCCGGAAGTTGTGTATCACAATCATCGAATGGAA ACCTTTTGAATGGCTTATCCTGTTGACAATTTTTGCCAATTGCGTGGCATTGGCTGTTTACACGCCTTATCCATGCGGTGATTCAAACATAacgaatatatatttagaaaaaatagaatatgTATTTCTTGTTATTTTCACCGCTGAATGCATTATGAAAATAATCGCTTACGGTTTCGTCGCACATCAGGGCGCTTACCTCCGTAATGGATGGAACATGTTAGATTTTACAATTGTTGTAATTGG AATGATCAGCACGGTGTTGCAATCCCTCATGAAAGAGGGTTTTGACGTAAAGGCCTTGAGGGCTTTTAGAGTCTTGCGACCGCTTCGGCTGGTTTCCGGAGTCCCAAGTCTTCAAGTAGTTCTCAATTCTATTCTGAGGGCTATGGTGCCGTTGCTACACATCGCACTGCTGGTACTTTTTGTTATCATCATCTACGCTATTATCGGACTCGAGCTTTTCTCGGGGAAAATGCACAAAACATGTAGAAGTAATATAACAG ATGAAATGATGGAAGATCCGCATCCGTGTGGAGAAAATGGCTTTCAATGTAGTTCTATAGGCGAAGAATATTTCTGTAGTCGTCAATATTGGGAAGGCCCGAACCATGGCATCACAAACTTTGACAATTTTGGTCTGGCAATGTTGACTGTCTTCCAGTGTATCACTCTTGAAGGATGGACCGATGTTTTATACGAT ATAGAAGATGCTATGGGGAGCACGTGGCAATGGTTGTATTTTGTTTCCATGGTTATTCTTGGAGCTTTTTTTGTAATGAACCTAATTCTCGGAGTGTTATCTGG AGAGTTTTCtaaagaaagagagaaagCTAAATCACGTGGAGATTTTCAAAAGCTACGAGAGAAACAGCAAATTGAGGATGACCTTCGGGGATATTTGGATTGGATAACTCAAGCAGAAGATATTGAACCAGAAGCTGATGAAATGCCACCATCGCAGGATGGCAAAC aAAAACAGCAAAACGAAATGGAGAGTACCGACAGACTCGAGGGTGACGAGGAAGGAGCCGTTCAGCAGGAATCAGTATGGAAACGAAAACGACGAGACTTTGATAG AGTGAACAGGCGCATGAGAAGAGCCTGCCGCAAAGCCGTTAAATCTCAAGTCTTTTACTGGTTAATCATCGTATTGGTATTTTTAAACACCGGTGTATTGGCTACCGAGCATTACAATCAACCAGACTGGCTTGATCAATTTCAAGAGTACacaaatatgttttttattggGCTCTTCAGCATGGAAATGATGCTGAAAATGTACAGCTTGGGATTTCAA GGTTACTTTGTCTCGCTTTTCAATCGTTTTGATTGCTTTGTCGTTGTGGGTTCCATAAGTGAAATGGTTCTTACACGCACGGAAGTTATGCCACCCTTGGGAGTTTCGGTGCTTCGTTGTGTGCGGCTTCTAAGAGTATTCAAAGTAACCAA gtACTGGAGATCTTTATCAAATCTCGTGGCTTCCTTGTTAAATTCAATCCAGTCAATTGCTTCCCTGTTGCTTCTGCTCTTCCTTTTCATCGTTATATTTGCTCTTCTAGGCATGCAG gtttttggAGGAAAATTTAACTATGATGATCTACAGGATAAACCTCGTAGTAATTTTGATACCTTTTGGCAAAGTTTACTCAcagtttttcaaatattaacgGGTGAAGATTGGAATGCCGTTATGTACGTGGGTATACGTGCATATGGCGGGGTCGCAAGCCATGGAATTCTTGCctgtgtttattttattattctatttatttgcGGAAATT acatTCTACTGAACGTCTTCTTGGCCATTGCCGTGGATAATCTTGCGGACGCAGAGTCACTCACTGCAATTGAAAAAGAAGCTGAACAAGAagcggaaaaaaataaatcacgaAGTGGTTCTTTGGCACACGATGAATTAATTTGTGAAGACGACGGCGGTGACTTAACTGGCGGAGAAGAGGAAGAAGGTGCGGGAACTGATTTAGAACAAGATCCCAATGAAACGATGGATGATTATGAAGCTGCATTAGATACTGAAGG ATCTAAAGACGGCGACGACAGTGACCGTCGTGGAAAAGTCCGGATAAATATTGAGTCGGATGATGAGAATTTCGAACATGGTGAAGAGGAAGAAGAGGACGATCATACTGAAATGGatg ATGGAGGAATGGGAGGAGACGAGGTATCAGCTAGACCACGCAGAATGTCAGAATACAAAACGAATACTGAGAAGCCACCGATACCCGAAggttcatcattttttttgttttcacaaAAGAGTAGATTCCGAATATTTTGCCACTGGGTTTGCAATCACAGTTGGTTCGGCAACCTCATACTTATGTGCATTTTGATATCGTCTGGAATGCTTGCGGCTGAAGATCCTCTTAACGCAACTTCAGATCTCAATACG attttaaattactttgacTACTTCTTCACATCAGTATTCACCATCGAAATATGTCTGAAGATGATAACCTACGGATTTGTATTGCACGATGGGGCATTCTGTCGCTCAGCTTTTAATCTTCTGGACCTTCTGGTAGTCTGCGTGTCTCTTATCTCAATGGTCTGGAG aaaCGGTgcaatatcatttattaaaattctacgAGTGCTTCGTGTCCTGAGGCCGCTGCGTGCGATAAATCGAGCCAAAGGCCTTAAG TACGTTGTAAAATGTGTGATTGTTGCCATTAAAACAATTGGTAACATCATGTTGGTCACCTATCTCCTACAATTCATGTTCGCTGTTATTGGAGTACAGCTATTTAAG ggtaaattttttatgtgcaATGACGAATCAAAAATAACTGAAGCCGAGTGTCA aggAACTTATTTAGTCTTTGATGATGGTAATATTAATCAACCGGTTATGAAAGAGAGAACATGGAAGAGGAATCGATTTCACTTTGATGATGTTGCCAAAGCAATGCTGACACTATTTACAGTTTCGACATTCGAGGGTTGGCCAAg cctTTTATACGTATCTATTGACTCAAATCGTGAAAACTACGGACCAATTCATAATTACCGACCGATTGTAGCAGcttattacattatttatattatcataaTTGCATTCTTCATGGTAAACATATTCGTCGGTTTCGTTATTGTTACATTTCAAAATGAAGGTGAACAAGAGTACAAAAATTGCGAGCTTGATAAAAATCaa cgtaATTGCATCGAATTTGCTCTCAAAGCAAAACCCGTACGACGTTACATACCGAAACACCGGATACAATACAAAGTCTGGTGGTTTGTTACGTCACAACCTTttgaatatactatttttactttaattattataaatacaataacGTTAgcgatgaaattttataatcaaccgGATCCTTATACTCATGCCCTTGACGTTTTGAATATGATATTTACTGCCGTTTTCGCACTTGAATTTGTTTTCAAGCTTGCAGCATTTCGTTTTAAG aattATTTTGGTGATGCGTGGAATGTTTTTGACTTCATTATTGTACTGGGAAGTTTTATTGATATAGTTTACTCCGAAGTCAAT CCTGGTTCAAATATCATATCGATAAACTTCTTCCGGCTCTTCCGTGTGATGCGACTTGTAAAACTTCTGAGTCGTGGCGAAGGTATCCGTACACTCTTGTGGACATTCATTAAATCCTTCCAAGCGTTGCCTTACGTCGCACTTCTCATAGTTATGTTATTCTTCATCTATGCTGTGATAGGAATGCAAGTCTTTGGAAAAATCGCCCTTGACAACGACACAACTATTTACCGGAACAATAATTTCCAAACGTTTCCTCAGGctgtgttgattttatttCGATCAGCAACTG gtGAATCATGGCAAAATATAATGCTCGATTGTTCAAATCGTCCTGGAGAAGTTAAATGTGACCCGAAAAGTGACGAACGAAATTCAAACGGATGCGGAAATGACATAGCGTTCCCgtattttatatctttttatGTACTCTGTTCATTTTTA attatcaatttattcgtCGCTGTTATCATGGATAACTTCGATTATTTAACCCGAGATTGGTCTATTTTGGGTCCCCATCATTTGGACGAATTTATTCGCCTTTGGTCTGAATATGACCCAGATGCAAAAGGCCGCATTAAACATCTTGATGTAGTAACATTGTTGAGGAAAATATCACCCCCACTGGGTTTCGGAAAGTTATGTCCTCATCGTGTTGCTTGCAag AGGCTGGTGTCGATGAATATGCCGTTAAATAGCGACGGGACGGTTCTATTTAATGCGACACTATTTGCTGTGGTGAGAACGTCATTGAGAATTAAAACAGAAGGTAATATTGATGAAGCAAATGCGTCGCTTCGAGcggttattaaaaaaatatggaagCGAACGAATCCCAAGCTGCTGGATCAAGTCGTGCCACCGCCGGggg TTGACGATGAAGTGACGGTGGGTAAATTCTACGCGACCTTTCTTATACAAGACTATTTCCGTCGGTTTAAAAAACGTAAAGAACAAGAAATGAAAGAGGGTGACAAGGATTGTCATAATACGGCGACACTTCAAGCGGGTTTAAGAACTTTACATGAAGCTGGCCCGGAATTGAAACGTGCAATCTCGGGTAATCTTGAAGAATTACTTGACGATAATCCAGAACCAACACACAGA agaaATCACTCATTATTTGGCAGCGTTTGGTCGAGTATGCGAAGGGGTCATCACAGTTTCCGCGCgaaatcattaaaaacaaattcaaataacGCTCCAAAAATTTCCCCATCAAACTCAATCGATTTTTTGCCGTACGCTTCACTTCAGCGAGCCGGTGGAGCGGATGGCAATCAAATCACGGCAAGGTCGCACCAGGTTGTGCCAAACGTCGCTGG AGTAATCGGTGATTCTGCCAACACTCAAACAGCCCCAGAGCCAAGAATAGTTGGATTCGAAGAGAACATACCAATGAGGCCTCTCGCGATGTTTTCAAACACCGGAATGCAGCCGGCTAACTTTCAAAATCCCTACAAAGTCTTGGA TCTCGAGGACGGAATCGAGCAACAGCTGACACCACCGACACCGCCTCCACGAAGGAATCTTCCTAGCAGTGGAGCAGCCATCACCTTTGCAGCATCTACTGAAACCAAGGGTGATTCTAGCGCCAGTACCACCAGCCAAACAATCTCACCAAGTCCAAGTCCCAGTCCGAGTTTCGGCTCCTCTTCAAACGACGGTGCTCGTTATTACGCCTACGCGTCTCGAGGATGCTGCGTAGACATTATCGGCTGGAGTCATCAGCACG TGTTGGACGACACGTCGCTCGAGGAGGACTCTGCCGGTGGCTCCAGAAGATCCATGAGAAAAAAGTCAATGAAGAGGTCCAAGTGTGTGGACGTACCAGAGGAAGGGGATCCAGGTCTCACGAGGACCTCGTCGTCTACGAAACGGAAAGACACTCCAGGAAACAATGACATTGCAGAGAGCAATGAGAACAATCAGCTATCAGTTGACCGGAAGAAGAGTATTGCCAATGGGTTGAAACTTGCGACCCAGGCGATGGCTCTGACAGGACCCTGGCGTGTTTGCGAGTCCTGTTTAACTCATCGGGCTTCATTCCACGGCAGAG TTACATGGAATAATGAAAGCAACGGTGGCGTTGGATCTGAACGTCTGTCGCACAGTTTACCTGGCAGTCCCGCTGATCGTAAGCCCAATTTCGAAGTGATCGGTAGCGCTGAAAGTCTCGTTGGTCGa gtaCTTGCCGAACAAGGTCTAGGTAAATATTGCGATCCGGATTTCGTGAGGTACACGTCACGAGAAATGCAAGAGGCGCTTGACATGACAAGTGAAGAAATGGATCGCGCTGCTCACCAGCTTCTGTTACAAGAACGTCGCGGTCAGCCTTTGACTTTCCAGCTTCAGCAGAGTATGGATCAACACTGGAACCCACGGTCACCGGGACCACGGGAAATAGTGTACGAACAATTACGGGAACAAATGCCGTCTTTAGAAGGGCCACAGCCACAACCACAAATCCAAACTTTACAAttacaacagcagcaacagcagcagcagcagcaacagcaatACAATCGCGGACAACCACCGTCTTAG